Proteins encoded within one genomic window of Xylophilus sp. GOD-11R:
- a CDS encoding GMC family oxidoreductase, with translation MAKITNDEVDVVVVGLGWAGSLMSIELAQAGLKVRALERGGDRTNAETAYPKPADQYAYAVRNKIMVTPRDGALTVRHTAADTALPTRKWGAFVPGTGVGGSGLHWTGVLIRPTPTDIKLKTYADQAYKKGQLEAGMQIQDFPFTWDEIEPYLDFFDKVCGLSGNTGNLRGEIQPGGDPFEGPRSSPFPLPALKDTLNNKMFAEVATKLGYHPFPNPSANVSQAWTNPYGCQIAPCNYCGYCSKYPCLNYSKASPQTTVLDALKRMPNFSYRVNANVLKVELHPDGKTARGVTYADADNNEVFQPARIVVLAGFQFVNVRLMLLSGIGKQYDPRTGEGTIGRNYAFLSNGGATLFFKDKNFNPFATAGATGQMFNDISPGNFDGPGLGFIGGAKIHSSQATGTPIGTSLPKGTPGWGQGWKDGMQDWYGHSMKVSITTSCMSYRDHYVDLDPTYKDPWGQPLLRITFDWKQNELKLQQHLRKIVGDITRELGPDSYSEDFLSLDSHWDITKYVSTHNVGGAVMGDSPKTSALNKYLQSWDVHNVFVPGGNAFPQNFQANPTAMIGAISIMSARAIKDHYLKNPGPLVQA, from the coding sequence GTGGCAAAAATCACCAATGACGAAGTCGATGTCGTCGTCGTCGGGCTCGGCTGGGCCGGCTCGCTGATGAGCATCGAACTGGCCCAGGCGGGCCTGAAGGTCCGCGCGCTCGAACGTGGCGGCGATCGCACCAATGCCGAGACGGCCTATCCGAAGCCGGCCGACCAGTACGCCTACGCCGTGCGCAACAAGATCATGGTCACCCCGCGCGACGGCGCCCTGACCGTGCGCCACACCGCAGCCGACACCGCACTGCCCACCCGCAAGTGGGGCGCCTTCGTGCCCGGCACGGGCGTGGGCGGCTCCGGCCTGCACTGGACCGGCGTGCTGATCCGGCCGACGCCGACCGACATCAAGCTCAAGACGTATGCCGACCAGGCCTACAAGAAGGGCCAGCTCGAAGCGGGCATGCAGATCCAGGACTTTCCGTTCACCTGGGACGAGATCGAGCCGTATCTCGACTTCTTCGACAAGGTCTGCGGCCTGTCGGGCAACACCGGCAACCTGCGTGGCGAGATCCAGCCCGGCGGCGACCCGTTCGAAGGTCCGCGCTCCTCGCCCTTTCCGCTGCCCGCGCTGAAGGACACGCTCAACAACAAGATGTTCGCGGAAGTGGCGACCAAACTCGGCTACCACCCGTTCCCCAATCCGTCGGCCAACGTGTCGCAGGCCTGGACCAACCCGTATGGTTGCCAGATCGCGCCCTGCAACTATTGCGGCTACTGCAGCAAGTACCCCTGCCTCAACTACTCCAAGGCCTCGCCGCAGACCACGGTGCTCGATGCGCTCAAGCGCATGCCCAACTTCTCCTACCGGGTCAACGCCAACGTGCTCAAGGTGGAACTCCACCCCGACGGCAAGACCGCGCGCGGCGTGACCTATGCCGATGCCGACAACAACGAAGTCTTCCAGCCAGCCAGGATCGTCGTGCTGGCGGGCTTCCAGTTCGTCAACGTGCGGCTGATGCTGCTGTCGGGCATCGGCAAGCAGTACGACCCCCGGACCGGTGAGGGCACCATCGGTCGCAACTACGCCTTCCTGAGCAACGGCGGCGCCACCCTGTTCTTCAAGGACAAGAACTTCAACCCGTTCGCCACCGCCGGTGCCACCGGCCAGATGTTCAACGACATCTCGCCCGGCAACTTCGACGGCCCCGGCCTGGGATTCATCGGCGGCGCCAAGATCCACAGTTCGCAGGCCACCGGCACGCCCATCGGCACCTCGCTGCCCAAGGGCACGCCAGGTTGGGGTCAGGGCTGGAAGGACGGCATGCAGGACTGGTATGGCCACTCGATGAAGGTCAGCATCACCACCAGCTGCATGTCCTACCGCGACCACTACGTCGACCTGGACCCGACCTACAAGGATCCCTGGGGCCAGCCGCTGCTGCGCATCACCTTCGACTGGAAGCAGAACGAGCTCAAGCTGCAGCAGCACCTGCGCAAGATCGTGGGCGACATCACCAGGGAGCTCGGCCCCGACAGCTACTCCGAGGACTTCCTGTCGCTGGACTCGCACTGGGACATCACCAAATACGTGTCGACCCACAACGTGGGCGGCGCGGTGATGGGCGATTCACCCAAGACCAGCGCGCTCAACAAGTACCTGCAGAGCTGGGACGTACACAACGTCTTCGTGCCGGGCGGCAACGCCTTTCCGCAGAACTTCCAGGCCAACCCCACGGCCATGATCGGCGCGATCTCGATCATGTCCGCGCGCGCCATCAAGGATCACTACCTCAAGAACCCCGGCCCGCTGGTGCAGGCATGA
- a CDS encoding cytochrome c, protein MSTTISFKTSTFGLLLAGALALLAGCSDRQGPATPAAPASDATAAPVATADEAALVERGEYLARAGDCMACHSVVGKAPYSGGLAIKSGVGTIYSTNITPDKTAGIGHYSEQQFADAVRRGVRADGQHLYPAMPYPDYVKTTDEDMHALYVYFTKGVKPSAERPPETALSFPFSMRWGMGVWNMAFAENEPFVAPAGATGELARGAYLVQGLGHCGSCHTPRGVAMNQKAFDDGSASFLAGGELNDWHVPALRGLPHWTREEIVDYLATGRNAKAAVAGEMTSVVANSTSHLNDADLNAIAVYLQSLTPAKPAAQPDEAANQATTAKLTAATGLGEGQRLYIDNCVACHFVDGRGAPRVFPRVDGASIVNADNPTALVQVILGGAQTPSTARGPAVLPMPGFAERLSDQEVADLATFVRSGWSNKAGAVSASQVAKARKALHDE, encoded by the coding sequence ATGAGCACCACGATTTCCTTCAAGACGAGCACCTTCGGACTGCTGCTGGCCGGCGCTCTCGCGCTGCTGGCGGGCTGCTCCGACCGGCAAGGCCCGGCGACGCCCGCCGCGCCCGCCTCCGACGCCACGGCCGCACCGGTCGCCACCGCCGACGAGGCCGCTCTCGTCGAGCGCGGCGAATACCTGGCGCGCGCCGGCGACTGCATGGCCTGCCACAGCGTCGTCGGCAAGGCGCCGTACTCCGGCGGCCTGGCCATCAAGTCGGGCGTGGGCACCATCTACTCGACCAACATCACGCCGGACAAGACCGCGGGCATCGGCCACTACAGCGAGCAGCAGTTCGCCGACGCGGTGCGCCGGGGCGTGCGCGCCGACGGCCAGCACCTCTATCCGGCCATGCCGTACCCGGACTACGTGAAGACGACCGACGAGGACATGCACGCCCTCTACGTCTACTTCACCAAGGGCGTGAAGCCCAGCGCCGAGCGTCCGCCGGAAACCGCGCTGAGTTTCCCGTTCAGCATGCGCTGGGGCATGGGCGTGTGGAACATGGCCTTCGCCGAGAACGAGCCCTTCGTGGCACCGGCCGGCGCCACCGGCGAACTCGCGCGCGGCGCCTACCTGGTGCAGGGCCTCGGCCACTGCGGCAGCTGCCACACCCCACGCGGCGTGGCCATGAACCAGAAGGCCTTCGACGACGGCAGCGCCAGCTTCCTGGCCGGCGGCGAGCTCAACGACTGGCACGTGCCGGCCCTGCGCGGCCTGCCGCACTGGACCAGGGAAGAAATCGTCGACTACCTCGCCACCGGCCGCAACGCCAAGGCAGCCGTCGCCGGCGAGATGACCTCGGTCGTCGCCAACAGCACCTCGCACCTGAACGACGCCGACCTGAACGCGATCGCGGTCTACCTGCAATCGCTCACGCCCGCGAAGCCGGCGGCGCAGCCCGACGAGGCCGCCAACCAGGCGACCACCGCCAAGCTCACCGCCGCCACCGGCCTGGGCGAAGGCCAGCGCCTCTACATCGACAACTGCGTCGCCTGCCACTTCGTGGACGGCCGCGGTGCGCCGCGGGTCTTCCCGCGCGTCGACGGTGCTTCCATCGTCAACGCCGACAATCCGACGGCGCTCGTGCAGGTGATCCTGGGCGGCGCGCAGACACCCTCGACCGCGCGCGGCCCGGCGGTGCTGCCGATGCCCGGTTTCGCCGAACGCCTGAGCGACCAGGAAGTGGCCGACCTCGCCACCTTCGTGCGCAGCGGCTGGTCGAACAAGGCCGGCGCGGTCAGCGCGAGCCAGGTCGCCAAGGCCCGCAAGGCGCTGCACGACGAGTAA
- a CDS encoding LacI family DNA-binding transcriptional regulator, translating to MQSSDPPPKTRKRPHNRAAAITTLDVAAMAGVSAMTVSRVLNTPDKVAPATVARVREAIERTGFVPNMLAGALSSQRTRLIAAIVPEMANTMFAKTIQAFCDVMAAAGYQVLFGLSGYPHSQEDSLLSAILARRPDALYLTGIERSQETRRRLLAAKIPVVECWDLTPTPLDMVVGFSHADCGRAIAGHLLAKGHRRIGAVWADDARAGMRLRHLQRTLAEAGAPPAIEAISAAPSTLRAGREGLARLLDAGHRLDAIACSSDALAQGVLAGVLSRGLRIPQDLAVIGFGDVDAAASTYPTLTTVRIESAAMGRLAAEGLLRRLSGDESGPKVSDTGFSIVERESA from the coding sequence ATGCAGTCCAGCGATCCCCCACCCAAGACCCGCAAGCGTCCGCACAACCGGGCGGCGGCCATCACCACACTCGACGTGGCCGCCATGGCGGGCGTTTCGGCCATGACCGTCTCGCGGGTGCTCAACACGCCCGACAAGGTGGCGCCGGCCACCGTGGCGCGGGTGCGCGAGGCCATCGAGCGCACCGGCTTCGTGCCCAATATGCTGGCCGGCGCGCTGTCGTCGCAGCGCACCCGGCTCATCGCGGCGATCGTGCCGGAGATGGCCAACACCATGTTCGCCAAGACCATCCAGGCCTTCTGCGACGTGATGGCGGCCGCCGGCTACCAGGTGCTGTTCGGCCTGTCGGGCTATCCGCATTCGCAGGAAGACAGCCTGCTCTCGGCGATCCTCGCGCGGCGCCCGGACGCGCTCTACCTCACCGGCATCGAGCGTTCGCAGGAAACCCGGCGCCGCCTGCTGGCCGCGAAGATCCCGGTCGTCGAATGCTGGGACCTCACGCCCACGCCGCTCGACATGGTGGTGGGCTTTTCGCACGCCGACTGCGGTCGGGCCATCGCCGGGCACCTCCTGGCCAAAGGGCACCGCCGCATCGGCGCGGTCTGGGCCGACGACGCGCGTGCCGGCATGCGGCTGCGCCACCTGCAGCGCACCCTGGCAGAGGCGGGCGCGCCGCCGGCCATCGAGGCGATCAGTGCGGCGCCTTCCACCCTGCGTGCCGGCCGGGAAGGCCTGGCGCGGCTGCTCGACGCCGGCCACCGCCTCGACGCCATCGCCTGCAGCTCCGACGCACTCGCCCAGGGCGTGCTGGCGGGGGTGCTGTCGCGCGGCCTGCGCATTCCGCAGGACCTCGCGGTGATCGGCTTCGGCGACGTCGACGCCGCCGCCAGCACCTATCCCACGCTGACCACGGTGCGCATCGAAAGCGCCGCGATGGGCCGCCTCGCGGCCGAGGGACTGCTGCGCCGCCTGTCAGGCGACGAGAGCGGCCCGAAAGTAAGCGACACCGGCTTTTCCATCGTCGAGCGCGAGAGCGCCTGA
- a CDS encoding altronate dehydratase family protein — MQIVAEKQVVGAVIRLHSQDNVVVARREVALGEPLDGGRYRSRSQVPAGYKIASADIRAGDAIRKYNVTIGFAATDIAVGTMVHSHNVDFREFDRDYAFSRDYRPVEMVPADRRATFQGIVRANGEVATRNYIALLSTVNCSATVIRHAAQWFTPERMAEFPNVDGVVAFAHGIGCGMEMTGEPMDLLRRTLAGYARHPNFAAVLIVGLGCERNQIGALAEAEQLALGPRLRTFVMQEVGGTRKTIAACVDAVRELLPEANAVRRQAVPASHLKVGLQCGGSDGFSSITANPALGHAMDILVRHGGTAILSETPEIYGVEHTLTSRAVSPEVGQKLVDRIRWWKEEYAVGRDVQINGAVSPGNHKGGLANIFEKSLGSSMKGGTGPLMDVYRYAEPVRTPGLVFMDTPGYDPTSATGQIAGGANLIAFTTGRGSMFGAKPVPSVKLATNTPMFERLEEDMDINCGEILDGTATMEQMGERIFLHLLAVASGEASKSELLGLGDNEFVPWQIGIMG; from the coding sequence ATGCAGATCGTGGCCGAGAAACAAGTGGTGGGTGCGGTCATCCGGCTGCATTCGCAGGACAACGTGGTCGTCGCCCGCCGCGAGGTCGCCCTGGGCGAGCCGCTGGACGGTGGCCGCTACCGCTCGCGCAGCCAGGTGCCGGCCGGCTACAAGATCGCCAGCGCCGACATCCGTGCCGGCGACGCCATCCGCAAGTACAACGTGACCATCGGCTTCGCCGCCACCGACATCGCGGTCGGCACCATGGTCCATTCGCATAACGTCGATTTCCGCGAGTTTGATCGCGACTACGCCTTCTCGCGCGACTACCGGCCGGTGGAGATGGTGCCCGCCGACCGCCGCGCCACCTTCCAGGGCATCGTGCGCGCCAACGGCGAGGTGGCCACGCGCAACTACATCGCGCTGCTGTCCACGGTGAACTGCTCGGCCACCGTCATCCGTCACGCGGCGCAATGGTTCACGCCCGAGCGCATGGCGGAGTTTCCCAACGTCGACGGCGTGGTCGCCTTCGCCCACGGCATCGGCTGCGGCATGGAGATGACCGGCGAGCCGATGGACCTGCTGCGCCGCACGCTCGCTGGCTATGCGCGGCATCCCAACTTCGCGGCGGTGCTCATCGTCGGACTGGGCTGCGAGCGCAACCAGATCGGCGCGCTGGCCGAGGCCGAGCAGCTGGCGCTGGGGCCGCGCCTGCGTACCTTCGTCATGCAGGAGGTCGGCGGCACCCGCAAGACCATCGCCGCCTGCGTGGACGCGGTGCGCGAGCTGCTGCCCGAGGCCAACGCGGTGCGGCGCCAGGCGGTGCCGGCGTCGCATCTCAAGGTAGGGCTGCAGTGCGGTGGCTCGGACGGCTTCTCGTCGATCACCGCCAACCCGGCGCTCGGCCACGCCATGGACATCCTGGTGCGCCACGGCGGCACCGCCATCCTGTCAGAGACGCCCGAGATCTACGGCGTGGAACACACGCTGACCAGCCGCGCGGTGAGCCCGGAAGTCGGCCAGAAACTGGTCGACCGCATCCGCTGGTGGAAAGAGGAATACGCGGTAGGCCGCGACGTGCAGATCAACGGCGCGGTGAGCCCGGGCAACCACAAGGGCGGGCTGGCCAACATCTTCGAGAAGTCGCTCGGCTCCTCGATGAAGGGCGGCACCGGGCCGCTGATGGACGTGTACCGCTATGCCGAGCCGGTGCGCACGCCGGGCCTGGTCTTCATGGACACACCGGGCTACGACCCGACCTCGGCCACCGGCCAGATCGCTGGCGGCGCCAACCTCATCGCCTTCACCACCGGGCGCGGCTCGATGTTCGGCGCCAAGCCGGTGCCCTCGGTGAAGCTGGCGACCAACACGCCGATGTTCGAGCGCCTGGAGGAGGACATGGACATCAACTGTGGCGAGATCCTCGACGGCACGGCGACCATGGAGCAGATGGGCGAGCGCATCTTTCTGCACCTGCTGGCGGTGGCCTCGGGCGAGGCGTCGAAGAGCGAGCTGCTGGGCCTGGGCGACAACGAATTCGTTCCCTGGCAAATAGGAATCATGGGTTGA
- a CDS encoding D-glycerate dehydrogenase: MHKIVIARPMPRAVEAHARAAFDAWVADHVLSADEAVAAITAHGARALVLGTNLRLDRAAVTALPDSVRIVATTSVGFDHLDVAALKERGIAAAYVPQAVTACTADLAFMLLLCAARRAHEYEVLARAGWRRKLGFDELLGIRVSGKALGIVGMGRIGRAMARRASGFDMPVHYHDLQPVDDPALAGAVFHADLDKMLPHCQFLSLHAPGGAQPLMDERRLALLPPGAVLVNAARGSLVDEDALIAALQSGRLAAAGLDTFRNEPVIDLRLTALPNVFMTPHMGTATVETRDEMGLRALDNVAAVLDGGAPLDPLWT, encoded by the coding sequence ATGCACAAGATCGTCATAGCCCGTCCCATGCCGCGGGCGGTGGAAGCGCACGCCCGCGCCGCTTTCGATGCCTGGGTCGCCGACCACGTGCTGAGCGCCGACGAGGCCGTCGCCGCCATCACCGCGCACGGCGCGCGGGCGCTGGTGCTGGGCACCAACCTGCGGCTGGACCGCGCGGCGGTGACGGCGCTGCCGGATTCGGTGCGCATCGTGGCGACCACCAGCGTGGGCTTCGATCACCTCGACGTGGCGGCGCTGAAGGAACGCGGCATCGCCGCGGCCTACGTGCCGCAGGCGGTGACGGCCTGCACCGCGGACCTGGCCTTCATGCTGCTGCTCTGCGCGGCGCGGCGCGCCCACGAGTACGAGGTCCTGGCACGCGCGGGCTGGCGGCGCAAGCTGGGTTTCGACGAATTGCTGGGTATCCGCGTGAGCGGCAAGGCCTTGGGCATCGTGGGCATGGGCCGCATCGGCCGGGCGATGGCGCGGCGGGCGAGCGGCTTCGACATGCCGGTCCACTACCACGACCTCCAGCCGGTCGACGACCCGGCGCTGGCGGGCGCGGTGTTCCATGCCGATCTCGACAAGATGCTGCCGCACTGCCAATTCCTCAGCCTGCATGCGCCCGGCGGCGCGCAGCCGCTGATGGACGAGCGCCGGCTGGCGCTGCTGCCGCCGGGCGCGGTGCTGGTCAATGCGGCACGCGGCAGCCTCGTGGACGAAGACGCGCTGATCGCCGCGCTCCAGAGCGGCCGGCTGGCGGCGGCCGGCCTGGACACCTTCCGCAACGAGCCGGTCATCGACCTGCGGCTCACTGCGCTGCCCAACGTCTTCATGACACCTCACATGGGCACGGCCACCGTCGAGACGCGCGACGAGATGGGCTTGCGCGCCCTCGACAACGTGGCCGCGGTGCTGGACGGCGGCGCACCGCTCGACCCGCTCTGGACCTGA
- a CDS encoding tripartite tricarboxylate transporter substrate binding protein, producing MNHRPFRCVPARPDRRAVLRAGAIAAGAALPSLSFAQPWPAKPIRLVVPITPGGPSDMVGRMWADMVYADFGQSIVVDNKPGASHVVGTDFVAKAPADGYTLLQAASNMAINAVSIAKLPFDTVGDFAPVAFTHVTPLVVVVAASLPVKTLPELLDYLRKNGPAASYGTTGQGSPQQLAMSLLMQQASLQGPVEVPYKGSTQAHPDLLSGRLTLMIDPLAAVMPHVKSGSLRALAVTTAQRLPTLPDVPTVAEAGVPGYEVVSWGGVFAPARTPAAVIQRLNTAINKAVGSPEGREKLAGWGLLARTGTSEELETHLKAEIAKWGKVVQPVRA from the coding sequence ATGAACCATCGCCCCTTCCGGTGCGTCCCGGCACGGCCGGATCGCCGCGCCGTCCTGCGTGCCGGCGCCATCGCCGCCGGTGCCGCGTTGCCCTCGCTTTCCTTCGCCCAGCCGTGGCCGGCCAAGCCGATCCGGCTAGTGGTGCCGATTACGCCCGGCGGCCCGAGCGACATGGTCGGGCGCATGTGGGCCGACATGGTCTACGCCGACTTCGGCCAGTCGATCGTGGTCGACAACAAGCCCGGCGCCTCGCACGTGGTGGGCACCGATTTCGTGGCCAAGGCGCCGGCCGACGGCTACACGCTGCTGCAGGCCGCCTCCAACATGGCGATCAACGCGGTGAGCATCGCCAAGCTGCCCTTCGACACCGTGGGCGACTTCGCGCCGGTGGCCTTCACCCACGTCACGCCGCTGGTGGTGGTGGTCGCCGCCTCGTTGCCGGTGAAGACCCTGCCCGAGCTGCTCGACTACCTGCGCAAGAACGGCCCGGCCGCGAGCTACGGCACGACCGGGCAGGGCAGTCCGCAGCAGCTGGCGATGAGCCTGCTGATGCAGCAGGCCTCGCTGCAGGGTCCGGTGGAAGTGCCCTACAAGGGCAGCACCCAGGCGCATCCCGACCTGCTCTCGGGCCGGCTCACGCTGATGATCGATCCGCTCGCGGCGGTGATGCCGCACGTCAAGTCGGGCAGCCTGCGCGCGCTGGCGGTCACTACCGCCCAGCGCCTGCCGACCCTGCCGGACGTGCCCACGGTGGCCGAAGCCGGCGTGCCCGGCTACGAAGTGGTGAGCTGGGGTGGCGTATTCGCACCGGCACGGACACCGGCCGCCGTCATCCAGCGGCTCAACACGGCGATCAACAAGGCGGTCGGCTCGCCGGAAGGCCGCGAGAAGCTGGCCGGCTGGGGCCTGCTGGCGCGCACCGGCACGTCCGAGGAACTGGAAACCCACCTCAAGGCCGAGATCGCCAAGTGGGGCAAGGTCGTCCAGCCGGTCCGTGCCTGA
- a CDS encoding tripartite tricarboxylate transporter substrate binding protein: protein MKKHFRIAATVALAALRFGPALAADPFPAKPVTVVVPFTPGGSSDTVMRALAPPMTKLLGQPVVLENKPGANGTVGAQWAARAAADGYTILIGSVGTWAITPTMLKLPNFDPQKDFEPLTVAVRTPNILTVTPSLPVNNVAELIAHLKKNPDKLGFASSGIGSTDHLTSVLFWQKTGTSGVHVAYKGGGAAISDTMAGHAEVLITNAGLLVQQIRSGKLKALAVTSAKRLPELPEVPTMAEAGVPDLEVYSWQGIGAPRGTSAEALGKLRSALVGALQDPTTTAYLEKAGYQVVASSPAEFTTLLANETRRWKGVIDAAGIKPE from the coding sequence ATGAAGAAGCACTTCCGCATCGCCGCGACCGTCGCCCTGGCGGCGCTGCGCTTTGGCCCGGCCCTGGCGGCCGACCCCTTTCCCGCCAAGCCGGTGACGGTGGTGGTCCCGTTCACGCCCGGCGGATCGTCGGACACCGTGATGCGCGCACTCGCCCCGCCCATGACCAAACTGCTCGGCCAGCCGGTGGTGCTGGAGAACAAGCCCGGCGCCAACGGCACGGTCGGCGCGCAATGGGCCGCCCGGGCCGCAGCCGACGGCTACACCATCCTGATCGGCTCGGTCGGCACCTGGGCCATCACGCCCACCATGCTCAAGCTGCCCAACTTCGATCCGCAGAAGGACTTCGAGCCGCTGACTGTGGCGGTGCGCACGCCCAACATCCTCACGGTAACGCCCTCGCTGCCGGTGAACAACGTGGCCGAGCTGATCGCCCATCTCAAGAAGAACCCGGACAAGCTGGGCTTCGCGTCTTCGGGCATCGGCTCCACCGACCACCTCACCTCGGTGCTGTTCTGGCAGAAGACCGGCACCAGCGGCGTGCACGTGGCCTACAAGGGCGGCGGCGCGGCCATCTCCGACACCATGGCCGGCCATGCCGAGGTGCTCATCACCAACGCTGGCCTGCTGGTGCAGCAGATCCGCTCGGGCAAGCTCAAGGCGCTGGCGGTAACGTCGGCCAAGCGCTTGCCCGAACTGCCCGAGGTGCCGACCATGGCCGAGGCCGGTGTGCCCGACCTGGAGGTGTATTCGTGGCAGGGCATCGGCGCGCCGCGCGGCACCTCCGCCGAGGCGCTCGGCAAGTTACGCTCGGCCCTGGTCGGCGCCCTGCAGGATCCGACCACCACCGCGTACCTGGAGAAGGCCGGCTATCAGGTCGTCGCCAGCAGCCCGGCGGAATTCACCACCCTGCTCGCGAACGAGACACGGCGCTGGAAAGGCGTGATCGACGCAGCAGGCATCAAGCCCGAGTAA
- a CDS encoding Ldh family oxidoreductase, whose protein sequence is MTETTTSTAQRFDLAQVRQTIRTLFGKAGLADEAAASVTDVLVEADLIGHATHGLALVPWYLDAAASGAMRLQGEPEVLVDRGACLTWNGHRLPGAWLASKATDLAVERAATYGTVTVVIRECGHVGALAAYMEKATSRGMMVLMASSTPSVAGVAPFGGVKAAFTPNPIAAGIPTEGDPILLDISASITTLNRARQLARDGQQFPAPWVLDKDGNTSTDPAVVVKHGGSLLPVGGLDHGHKGYSLALLVEALTQGLSGFGRADAPTGTSVSLFIQVIDPSAFGGQDAFARQTTHLAEVCRNTPPRPGVDRVRVPGDRAMVSRRQALESGVVLDASILQGLAPWLERHGLTFPAPL, encoded by the coding sequence ATGACAGAGACGACGACATCCACCGCGCAACGATTCGACCTGGCGCAGGTCCGGCAAACGATCCGCACCCTGTTCGGCAAGGCGGGCCTGGCCGACGAAGCCGCCGCCTCGGTGACCGACGTGCTGGTGGAGGCCGACCTGATCGGCCATGCCACCCACGGCCTGGCGCTGGTGCCCTGGTACCTCGATGCCGCTGCCTCCGGCGCGATGCGGCTGCAGGGCGAGCCCGAAGTGCTGGTCGATCGTGGCGCCTGCCTCACCTGGAACGGTCACCGCCTGCCCGGCGCCTGGCTGGCCTCCAAGGCCACCGACCTGGCGGTGGAGCGGGCCGCGACCTACGGCACGGTGACCGTCGTCATCCGCGAATGCGGCCACGTCGGCGCACTTGCCGCCTATATGGAGAAAGCCACCTCGCGCGGGATGATGGTGCTCATGGCCAGCTCCACGCCGTCGGTGGCGGGCGTGGCGCCCTTCGGTGGCGTCAAGGCCGCCTTCACGCCCAACCCGATCGCCGCCGGCATCCCGACCGAGGGCGACCCGATCCTGCTGGACATCAGCGCCTCGATCACCACGCTCAACCGCGCCCGCCAGCTCGCCCGCGACGGCCAGCAGTTCCCCGCGCCCTGGGTGCTCGACAAGGACGGCAACACCTCCACCGACCCGGCCGTGGTGGTCAAGCACGGCGGCAGCCTGCTGCCCGTCGGCGGGCTCGACCACGGCCACAAGGGCTACAGCCTGGCGCTGCTGGTCGAGGCGCTCACACAGGGCCTGTCGGGCTTCGGCCGTGCCGACGCGCCCACCGGCACCAGCGTCTCGCTGTTCATCCAGGTGATCGACCCGTCGGCCTTCGGCGGCCAGGATGCATTCGCCCGCCAGACCACCCACCTGGCCGAAGTCTGCCGCAACACGCCGCCGCGCCCGGGTGTGGACCGGGTGCGCGTGCCCGGCGACCGGGCCATGGTGTCGCGCCGCCAGGCGCTCGAGTCAGGCGTGGTGCTCGACGCGTCCATCCTGCAGGGACTGGCGCCCTGGCTGGAACGCCATGGTTTGACGTTTCCGGCGCCGCTCTAG
- a CDS encoding Fe2+-dependent dioxygenase has protein sequence MLLHVPQVLTAAQVAEFRQQLAEADWTDGRATVGAQGAAVKRNRQLPASSAVSQRLAALVLTALARHELYFSAALPLRTVAPLFNRYEGGEHYGLHVDGAVRSGGEGQPAIRTDLSATLFLSEPDEYDGGNLVVVDTYGSHEVKLPAGDLVLYPASSLHGVEPVTRGARIGSFFWIQSLVRDDARRGQLFELDQTIQRLRAKLGETDESLSLTNHYHNLLRMWAET, from the coding sequence ATGCTTCTTCACGTTCCCCAGGTCCTGACCGCCGCTCAGGTCGCCGAATTTCGCCAGCAGCTCGCCGAGGCCGACTGGACCGACGGCCGGGCCACCGTCGGTGCCCAGGGCGCGGCCGTCAAGCGCAACCGGCAGCTGCCGGCCAGCAGCGCGGTGAGCCAGCGGCTGGCCGCCCTGGTGCTGACCGCGCTCGCCCGGCACGAACTCTACTTTTCAGCCGCGCTGCCCTTGCGCACGGTCGCGCCGCTGTTCAACCGCTACGAGGGCGGCGAACACTACGGCCTGCATGTGGACGGCGCGGTGCGCTCCGGCGGCGAGGGCCAGCCGGCGATCCGCACCGACCTGTCGGCCACCCTGTTCCTGAGCGAGCCCGACGAATACGACGGCGGCAACCTGGTGGTGGTCGACACCTACGGCAGCCACGAGGTGAAGCTGCCGGCGGGCGACCTGGTGCTCTATCCGGCCTCCAGCCTGCATGGCGTCGAGCCGGTGACGCGCGGCGCGCGAATCGGCTCGTTCTTCTGGATCCAGAGCCTGGTGCGCGACGACGCCCGGCGCGGCCAGCTGTTCGAGCTGGATCAGACCATCCAGCGGCTGCGCGCGAAGCTGGGCGAGACCGACGAGAGCCTGTCGCTCACCAACCACTACCACAACCTCCTGCGGATGTGGGCCGAGACCTGA